A single genomic interval of Mustela nigripes isolate SB6536 chromosome 7, MUSNIG.SB6536, whole genome shotgun sequence harbors:
- the LOC132022346 gene encoding large ribosomal subunit protein eL32-like — MLGDSKVTLRPLPKPKTIKKRTKMFLWHQSDPYVKIKLNWQKPRGTDKRVHKRFKSQILMPNPGYGSDKKTEHRLPNGFQKSPAHSMKELEGLLVCNKSQYAGSADNVLTKNHKTTAERAAPLAPKVANPNARLRRKENE; from the exons ATGCTGGGAGACAGCAAAG TCACCCTCAGACCTCTGCCAAAGCCCAAGACTATCAAAAAGAGGACCAAGATGTTCCTCTGGCACCAGTCAGACCCATATGTAAAAATTAAGCTCAACTGGCAGAAACCCCGAGGCACTGACAAAAGGGTGCACAAAAGATTTAAGAGCCAGATCTTGATGCCCAACCCTGGTTATGGGAGCGACAAGAAAACAGAGCACAGGCTGCCCAATGGCTTCCAGAAGTCCCCAGCCCACAGCATGAAGGAGCTTGAAGGACTGCTGGTGTGCAACAAATCTCAGTATGCGGGGTCTGCTGACAATGTCTtgaccaagaaccataagactaCTGCAGAAAGAGCAGCCCCGCTGGCCCCCAAAGTCGCCAATCCCAATGCCAGGCTGcgcaggaaagaaaatgaatag